The sequence ACATTAATTTAATAAATGTTGATTTTCCGGCTCCGGAAGGTCCAACAACATAAACGAATTCACCTTGTTTTATTTCTACTGAAATATTTCGGATAGCTGTGGTACCATTCGAATATTTCTTCATTACATCTTTCATTTCAATCATGGCGTATTCTCTCCATCTCTGTTTTCTAGACTATCAATCATTATAACATGACTTTGTTTCAAGGCTCTTTCAACAGTTTACAATTTTGTTTCATTTCTGTGAATTGATCAATTTAGTTTTTGTTTCAAGTAAGCATCAATAAATCCATCTAAGTCTCCATCCATTACAGCCTGTACATTTCCAGTTTCATAATTGGTACGATGATCTTTGACCATTGAATAGGGGTGGAAAACATAAGATCTAATTTGAGAGCCCCAACCAATCTCTAGCTGCTCACCACGTAATGACGCTGCTTCCTGCGCTTTTTTATCCATTTCTAATTGATAAAGCTTTGCTTTCAGCATGCCCATCGCTTGCTCACGGTTTTTTAATTGTGAACGTTGTGCTTGACTAGCAACAACGGTTCCAGTCGGAATATGTGTGATTCGAACTGCTGATTCTGTTTTATTAATATGTTGTCCCCCAGCACCACTGGCACGATACGTATCGACTTTTAGATCATCTGTATTGATATCAATCTCAACGTTTTCATCTAATTCTGGCATAATATCAACTGAGCAAAAGGAAGTATGACGACGTTTGGCTGAATCAAACGGTGAAATCCGGACCAAACGATGAACACCTTTTTCTGATTTTAAATAGCCATACGCATTATATCCTTTAATTAAAAGCGTAACACTTTTAATGCCTGCTTCATCTCCAGACTGGTAATCCAATGTCTCTACTTGAAAGCCGTGACTTTCAGCCCAACGAGTATACATTCGAAGCAGCATACTGCCCCAATCTTGCGATTCAGTACCGCCAGCTCCCGGATGAAGTTCCATGATAACATTATTTTTGTCATAAGGCTCGTTTAACAATAAAGAAAGTTCATAAATACTTAATTTTTCTTTTAAAGCTAGTAGCCGTTCTTCCAATTCTACTTGCGTATCAGAATCGTATTCTTCTTGCTGCATCTCACTCATGATTTCCAATTCTTCTAACTCATCAGCAAATTGATGAAATTGTTGATATTTCTCTTTATAGGAATTGGTTTCATTGATCAATTGTTGTGCTGTTTCAGAATTATCCCAAAAACCTGGCTCTGCCATTCTGTTTTCAGCCTCGGCTATATCTTCTTCTAACTGATCTAAGTCAAAGAGACCCCCTAAAGCTTGTGATTGATTGATTCATTTCATCTAAAATAGTGCGGATTTCAGCATTTTCCATGATATTTTCTTCCTTCCATTTTCAATACTTTGTGACACAACAAATGAAGGCGAGGCGAATGCCTCACCTTCATCAATTTTTAAAGACCTTTACCGTGGCAATTTTTGTATTTCTTACCACTGCCACATGGACAAGGGTCGTTACGGCCAATTTTTTCGTCAACATGAATGGGTTGCTTCTTAGCACTTGTATTACTTTGAGGTTCTTCTTCATCTGTTGGATGAACAGCTTCCCCTTGCGCCACTTGTTCACGTTGAACGTTTTGACGAATTTCTGATTTCATAAACAGACGAGTTACTTCGTATTCGATTGCTCCAATCATTTCTTCAAACATATTGTAGCCTTCAGTTTGATATTCAACTAATGGATTATTTTGTCCGTAAGCACGTAAGCCCACTGATTGACGTAATTGATCCATTGCATCGATATGATCTGTCCATTTTGTATCTACAACACGTAGAATAACCACTTTTTGGAATTCCAGAATTTGTTCTGGACCATTTAATTGTTCTACTTTGATGTCATAAACTTCTTGAGCACGTTTTACTAGATACGTTTTGATTTCTTCTGGTGATTTGCCTTCTAGATCAGCTTTAGAAATAGAGTCTTCATGAACCAATGTTGAAGAAGCGAAATCAACGATTCCGTCAAGGTTCCAGTTTTCTTTTTCTAATTGTGTATGGCTATCTACAACGCGAGTGATTGTACGTTTTACCATGTTTAATAATGTTTCAGTCAACTCTTTATCTTCCATGATAACTTCTTGACGCTGCGCATAAATAACTTCACGCTGCTCACGCATTACATCATCGTATTGTAAGACATTTTTACGTGTATCGTAATTGTTCCCTTCAACACGTTTTTGAGCTGATTCTACTTGTTTACTTAACATTTTACTTTGGATCACTGCATCGGATTCTTCAATATTCATACGATCCAAGAATGCTTTGATTCGTTCTGAACCAAAACGTTTCATCAAATCGTCTTCAAGTGATAGGTAGAATTGAGAAACCCCAGGGTCTCCCTGACGACCAGCACGTCCACGCAATTGATTATCAATACGGCGTGATTCATGACGCTCAGTACCTATCACAGCTAAACCGCCAAGTTCAACAACACCAAGACCAAGCTTGATATCTGTACCACGACCAGCCATATTGGTAGCGATCGTAACTGCACCTTTTTGACCAGCATTCATGATGATTTCGGCTTCTTTAAAGTGATTTTTCGCATTCAATACTTCATGCGGTACTTTTTCTTTGTTTAATAACTCTGATAATAATTCAGAAGTTTCAACAGCAACTGTACCAACTAAGACGGGTTGACCATTATGGTAACGTTCTTTAATGTCTTGGACGACTGCTTTAAATTTACTTTGTAGTGTTGGGTAAAGTAAATCTGCACGGTCATCACGAATGATTGGACGGTTTGTTGGAATTTGGAAAACTTGAATATTGTATATTTCACGGAATTCTTCTTCTTCTGTTTTAGCAGTCCCCGTCATCCCAGCTAATTTCTTATACATACGGAAATAGTTCTGGAATGTAATTGTTGCCATTGTTTTTGTTTCGTCTTCGATCTCTACGCCTTCTTTGGCTTCAATTGCTTGGTGTAACCCATCTGAATAACGACGACCGTCCATTATACGACCAGTAAATTGGTCAACAATCAAAACTTTGCCATCTTGAACAACGTAATCAATATCACGAAGCATAATAAAGTTCGCACGTAATGCTTGATCCATATGATGTGTCAAAGCAGTGTTTTCAATATCATAAAGGTTCTCTAAACCGAAGTTTTCTTCTGCTTTTTCAATACCCGCTTCAGTTAAACTAATTGTTTTCGATTGAACATCGATTTTATAGTCTTCTTCTTCTTTTAGACGTTTAA is a genomic window of Enterococcus haemoperoxidus ATCC BAA-382 containing:
- the secA gene encoding preprotein translocase subunit SecA, yielding MANFLKKIIENDKKELKRLDGIANQVESHASAIAALSDEDLKAKTEEFKARYKKGETLDQLLPEAFAVVREAAKRVLGLYPYHVQLMGGIVLHDGNIPEMRTGEGKTLTATMPVYLNALTGEGVHVVTVNEYLATRDSDEMGELYNFLGLTVGLNINSKTSEEKRDAYNCDITYSTNNELGFDYLRDNMVVYRNQMVQRPLNYAIVDEVDSILIDEARTPLIISGQAEKSTALYTRTDNFVKRLKEEEDYKIDVQSKTISLTEAGIEKAEENFGLENLYDIENTALTHHMDQALRANFIMLRDIDYVVQDGKVLIVDQFTGRIMDGRRYSDGLHQAIEAKEGVEIEDETKTMATITFQNYFRMYKKLAGMTGTAKTEEEEFREIYNIQVFQIPTNRPIIRDDRADLLYPTLQSKFKAVVQDIKERYHNGQPVLVGTVAVETSELLSELLNKEKVPHEVLNAKNHFKEAEIIMNAGQKGAVTIATNMAGRGTDIKLGLGVVELGGLAVIGTERHESRRIDNQLRGRAGRQGDPGVSQFYLSLEDDLMKRFGSERIKAFLDRMNIEESDAVIQSKMLSKQVESAQKRVEGNNYDTRKNVLQYDDVMREQREVIYAQRQEVIMEDKELTETLLNMVKRTITRVVDSHTQLEKENWNLDGIVDFASSTLVHEDSISKADLEGKSPEEIKTYLVKRAQEVYDIKVEQLNGPEQILEFQKVVILRVVDTKWTDHIDAMDQLRQSVGLRAYGQNNPLVEYQTEGYNMFEEMIGAIEYEVTRLFMKSEIRQNVQREQVAQGEAVHPTDEEEPQSNTSAKKQPIHVDEKIGRNDPCPCGSGKKYKNCHGKGL
- the prfB gene encoding peptide chain release factor 2 (programmed frameshift) yields the protein MENAEIRTILDEMNQSITSFRGSLDLDQLEEDIAEAENRMAEPGFWDNSETAQQLINETNSYKEKYQQFHQFADELEELEIMSEMQQEEYDSDTQVELEERLLALKEKLSIYELSLLLNEPYDKNNVIMELHPGAGGTESQDWGSMLLRMYTRWAESHGFQVETLDYQSGDEAGIKSVTLLIKGYNAYGYLKSEKGVHRLVRISPFDSAKRRHTSFCSVDIMPELDENVEIDINTDDLKVDTYRASGAGGQHINKTESAVRITHIPTGTVVASQAQRSQLKNREQAMGMLKAKLYQLEMDKKAQEAASLRGEQLEIGWGSQIRSYVFHPYSMVKDHRTNYETGNVQAVMDGDLDGFIDAYLKQKLN